A genomic segment from Thermostichus lividus PCC 6715 encodes:
- a CDS encoding amino acid ABC transporter substrate-binding protein, producing MAQPSGSWICDGTPKNGQSYPNASGAHPPYENFGPDCVICGLPREAMAAANPKATGRTFPVALVALLIAAAGLVGGIGYLGYRLLLGDRNPTGQPTVNANADSRQLISQTSTRNSAYISQGEKILINEPNPQRAALKQEAALAFDQGNWAAAIAKYQALVDADPNDPEARIYLNNARARQTGQPMTMAAVVPIGSSPDTAKEILRGVAQHQTNFNASAPNRALEVAIVNENSPNGVTSLAEDLINSSVQGVLGHGADANSRAALQRYEQAGMAALSPLTTSVTTGAGTTVKVQTLSLSQKGQQLLETYLDNAANTLAKMAAKTVPNPKVALIYNSDSPYSNDLKTKLAVTLPSFGASVVQEINAAAAGFNASQAMTTARQAGANTTILAMSRARVNDAVALAIANQTQPPPIQLFGSDQLYTPDLLIKGDSAINGMILAVPWSTSPNDPFAQQAAQAWRGQISWRTTTAYDATQALARAMAQGGDRAATQQLLRQGVQIQGQTASNSFDQVPLVQAVPGTGGPRGSNYQFNSLTGI from the coding sequence ATGGCACAACCCTCAGGGTCATGGATTTGCGATGGCACCCCTAAAAATGGTCAGAGCTACCCAAATGCCAGTGGTGCCCACCCCCCCTACGAAAATTTTGGGCCAGACTGTGTTATCTGTGGCCTGCCCCGCGAGGCAATGGCCGCAGCAAATCCTAAGGCAACAGGGAGAACCTTTCCGGTTGCGTTAGTGGCGCTGTTAATTGCTGCTGCTGGGTTAGTGGGGGGGATTGGCTATTTAGGCTATCGCTTGCTATTGGGGGATAGAAACCCCACAGGACAGCCCACTGTTAATGCCAATGCAGACAGCCGCCAATTGATCAGCCAAACCAGTACTCGCAACAGTGCCTATATCAGTCAAGGGGAAAAAATCCTGATCAATGAGCCGAATCCTCAGCGAGCCGCCCTCAAGCAGGAGGCTGCCCTTGCCTTTGATCAGGGGAACTGGGCCGCGGCGATCGCCAAGTACCAGGCTCTAGTCGATGCCGATCCCAATGACCCGGAAGCTCGCATTTACCTCAATAATGCCCGGGCACGCCAAACAGGACAGCCCATGACCATGGCTGCCGTTGTCCCTATTGGCAGCAGCCCAGACACGGCCAAGGAAATTTTACGCGGTGTGGCTCAGCACCAAACAAACTTTAACGCTAGCGCGCCCAATCGTGCCCTTGAAGTGGCCATTGTCAATGAAAACAGCCCCAACGGTGTGACCAGTTTGGCCGAGGATTTAATTAACAGTTCTGTGCAGGGGGTACTAGGTCATGGTGCCGATGCCAACAGTCGTGCGGCATTGCAACGGTACGAACAAGCAGGCATGGCGGCACTGTCGCCCTTGACAACCAGTGTAACCACTGGCGCAGGCACAACAGTCAAGGTGCAAACCCTCTCCCTGAGCCAGAAGGGGCAGCAACTGCTCGAAACATACCTTGACAATGCGGCCAATACCCTTGCTAAGATGGCGGCCAAAACTGTGCCCAACCCCAAAGTTGCCCTCATTTACAACAGCGATAGCCCCTACAGCAACGACCTCAAAACCAAGCTAGCTGTTACCCTCCCTAGCTTCGGTGCCTCAGTCGTTCAGGAGATCAATGCAGCAGCAGCGGGCTTTAATGCAAGCCAAGCGATGACGACTGCGCGGCAAGCGGGTGCTAACACAACCATTTTGGCCATGAGTCGTGCCCGGGTCAATGATGCCGTTGCCTTGGCGATCGCCAACCAAACCCAACCCCCCCCTATTCAACTCTTTGGCAGTGATCAGCTCTATACGCCCGATCTCCTCATTAAAGGAGATAGTGCCATCAACGGCATGATTTTGGCAGTTCCCTGGAGCACTAGCCCCAACGATCCCTTTGCCCAACAGGCGGCTCAAGCATGGCGGGGGCAAATTAGCTGGCGAACCACAACCGCCTACGATGCCACCCAAGCCTTAGCCCGAGCGATGGCTCAGGGGGGCGATCGCGCCGCCACCCAGCAATTACTGCGTCAAGGGGTTCAAATTCAAGGGCAAACCGCCAGCAATAGCTTTGATCAAGTACCACTGGTACAGGCAGTACCGGGAACAGGCGGCCCGCGTGGGTCAAACTACCAGTTCAATTCGTTGACAGGAATCTGA
- the pdhA gene encoding pyruvate dehydrogenase (acetyl-transferring) E1 component subunit alpha produces MVQERSLPSLSVPQTTITREQGLALYEDMVLGRTFEDKCAEMYYRGRMFGFVHLYNGQEAVSTGVIKAMRPDDYVCSTYRDHVHALSAGVPARQVMAELFGKATGCSKGRGGSMHLFSAEHNFLGGFAFVAEGIPVATGAAFQSMYRRHVMGDTNADQVTACFFGDGASNNGQFFECLNMAALWKLPILFVVENNKWAIGMAHDRASSETEIYQKAKAFGMVGEEVDGMDVLAVRTVAEAAIARARAGEGPTLIEALTYRFRGHSLADPDELRSKEEKEFWLKRDPIKKLGAYLVEQALATTEDLQNIEKKVQASVDEAVEFAENSPEPQPEELYDYIFAGD; encoded by the coding sequence ATGGTTCAAGAGCGTAGTCTCCCCTCGTTATCCGTTCCCCAAACCACTATTACTCGCGAACAGGGGTTAGCCCTTTATGAGGATATGGTTTTGGGGCGTACCTTTGAGGATAAGTGTGCGGAAATGTACTACCGTGGGCGGATGTTTGGGTTTGTTCATCTCTATAACGGCCAAGAGGCGGTGTCCACCGGTGTGATTAAGGCCATGCGCCCAGATGACTATGTGTGTAGCACCTACCGCGATCATGTGCATGCGTTGAGTGCAGGAGTGCCCGCGCGGCAGGTTATGGCAGAATTATTTGGCAAAGCAACAGGATGCAGTAAAGGACGGGGTGGTTCTATGCACCTGTTTTCGGCGGAGCATAACTTTTTAGGGGGCTTTGCCTTTGTTGCTGAAGGCATTCCTGTAGCGACGGGGGCAGCATTTCAGTCGATGTACCGCCGTCACGTTATGGGGGATACCAATGCCGATCAAGTGACGGCGTGCTTCTTTGGTGATGGGGCAAGCAATAATGGCCAGTTTTTTGAATGTTTGAATATGGCTGCCCTCTGGAAATTGCCTATCCTCTTTGTGGTTGAAAATAATAAGTGGGCCATTGGGATGGCGCACGATCGCGCTAGCTCGGAAACTGAGATTTACCAGAAAGCCAAAGCATTTGGCATGGTCGGCGAAGAAGTGGATGGCATGGATGTGCTGGCAGTTCGCACGGTTGCTGAGGCGGCGATCGCCCGTGCCCGTGCTGGGGAAGGCCCAACCCTCATTGAAGCCCTGACCTATCGATTCCGAGGGCACTCGCTGGCTGATCCGGACGAGTTGCGCTCTAAGGAAGAAAAGGAATTTTGGCTAAAGCGTGACCCAATTAAAAAGTTGGGGGCGTACTTGGTAGAGCAAGCTCTAGCGACTACGGAAGACCTACAAAATATCGAGAAAAAGGTACAAGCTAGCGTTGATGAAGCGGTGGAATTTGCGGAAAATAGCCCCGAACCGCAACCGGAGGAGCTTTACGATTACATTTTTGCGGGCGATTAG
- a CDS encoding DUF3611 family protein yields the protein MERLPGNAPSHRSTTQPLHRLGQELQRFGWIGFWTQVVLGFVSLLIVIIVIFSRSFNLNRSQGSPTLGLVLAIIGLVFLGVSIYCCYRYPQLGRRLDRPENRPTKEHVIRSLNIGLWVNVAGMIFTVAAAEWNVGMLLLKVLSIPQGAAVYATNVLIEPLEIFIIQAKVNTIAAQLTGIIVALWLLRCVRRPL from the coding sequence ATGGAACGCCTCCCCGGTAACGCCCCCTCTCATCGCAGTACAACGCAACCACTGCACCGCCTTGGCCAAGAACTGCAGCGGTTTGGTTGGATTGGCTTTTGGACTCAGGTGGTCTTGGGGTTTGTCTCACTGCTAATTGTGATTATTGTCATCTTTAGCCGCAGTTTCAACCTCAATCGATCCCAAGGCAGTCCCACCTTAGGCTTGGTACTGGCCATTATTGGCTTAGTCTTTTTGGGGGTGAGTATTTACTGCTGCTATCGCTATCCGCAACTGGGGCGCCGCTTAGATCGCCCAGAAAACCGACCCACCAAGGAGCACGTTATTCGCAGCTTAAATATTGGGTTGTGGGTGAATGTGGCGGGGATGATCTTTACGGTGGCAGCGGCTGAATGGAATGTGGGGATGTTGCTGCTGAAGGTTTTGTCGATTCCCCAAGGGGCTGCGGTCTATGCAACGAATGTGCTCATTGAACCCTTGGAAATTTTCATTATTCAGGCCAAGGTGAATACCATTGCGGCGCAACTGACGGGTATTATTGTGGCTCTGTGGCTCTTACGTTGTGTGCGCCGTCCTCTCTAA
- the pyrF gene encoding orotidine-5'-phosphate decarboxylase, with the protein MPVFESPTAVAAKIIVALDVPTLSEAIATLKALPQVQFWKVGLELFCATGPAILEVLKAEEKRIFLDLKLHDIPNTVAAAARAIAPFGVDFLTIHTATGLAGLQAAQAALAHTPTQLLGVTLLTSIDAVTLRTQLQCDLEVPTYVKRMASLAYEAGLGGIVCSAQEAAQIKTLWGESFLRVCPGIRPTGTATADQARSLTPEAAFAAGASYLVIGRPILTAPDPAQAFADICQRCLTEKRDANP; encoded by the coding sequence ATGCCTGTGTTTGAGTCCCCTACTGCTGTTGCTGCAAAAATTATTGTTGCTCTGGATGTGCCCACCCTCTCCGAGGCGATCGCCACCCTGAAGGCGCTACCGCAGGTGCAATTCTGGAAAGTTGGGCTGGAGCTCTTTTGTGCTACTGGCCCAGCCATTCTTGAGGTGCTCAAAGCCGAGGAAAAACGTATTTTCTTAGATCTCAAACTCCACGACATTCCCAATACCGTTGCTGCGGCAGCCCGGGCGATCGCCCCCTTTGGGGTTGACTTCCTAACTATTCACACCGCTACGGGGCTGGCGGGGTTACAGGCGGCTCAGGCGGCGCTGGCGCATACCCCCACCCAACTCCTTGGGGTTACCCTCCTCACCAGCATTGATGCAGTTACCTTGCGAACCCAATTGCAGTGTGACCTAGAGGTGCCCACCTACGTCAAGCGTATGGCCAGCCTTGCCTACGAAGCAGGCCTAGGGGGAATTGTCTGCTCTGCCCAGGAAGCTGCTCAGATCAAAACCCTGTGGGGGGAATCCTTTTTACGGGTGTGTCCGGGGATTCGGCCAACGGGAACGGCAACCGCTGATCAGGCGCGATCGCTAACGCCAGAGGCAGCCTTTGCTGCTGGCGCCTCCTACTTGGTGATAGGTCGCCCGATTCTCACGGCTCCAGATCCTGCCCAAGCCTTTGCGGACATTTGCCAGCGTTGCCTGACCGAAAAACGAGACGCAAACCCCTAG
- a CDS encoding DUF1995 family protein, giving the protein MNWTPPDSLATAIAQAQQATTHALADGKTRLQIEVVLPDLSPMALAHDYLPLFSELGADLKVFFADAGAAALARREWGNPSYSVRGVNELITPVAASDRAVIIVAPTPVEVTTIEQMCLTAGDRPFILLNPKLQDVAVVGIGYAGRQLRERFLNTLELCYYLRPLAEEIILWRCYPQPWQIWQYSPLGSTCLAEFDQRPSGEAIERALAAQRGRSGEGFVSRLRRFLRALQT; this is encoded by the coding sequence ATGAACTGGACCCCACCCGATAGTTTGGCCACAGCGATCGCCCAAGCACAGCAAGCCACCACCCATGCCTTGGCAGACGGTAAGACGCGTCTTCAAATTGAGGTGGTGTTACCAGATCTCAGCCCAATGGCTCTTGCGCACGATTACCTACCTCTCTTTAGCGAGTTAGGCGCGGATCTCAAGGTTTTTTTTGCGGATGCTGGGGCGGCTGCCTTAGCACGTCGTGAATGGGGGAATCCTAGCTATAGTGTTCGGGGGGTCAATGAGTTGATAACGCCTGTTGCGGCGAGCGATCGCGCCGTGATCATTGTTGCGCCTACCCCGGTGGAAGTGACCACGATCGAGCAAATGTGTTTAACTGCGGGCGATCGCCCCTTTATTTTGCTGAATCCAAAGTTACAGGATGTGGCAGTCGTGGGGATTGGCTATGCGGGACGACAACTGCGAGAGCGGTTTTTGAATACACTGGAACTTTGCTACTATCTGCGCCCCCTAGCAGAAGAAATAATTCTGTGGCGGTGTTACCCCCAACCATGGCAGATTTGGCAGTACAGCCCCCTAGGCTCCACCTGCCTAGCTGAATTTGACCAACGTCCTAGTGGCGAGGCCATTGAACGTGCCCTAGCTGCTCAACGTGGCCGCTCCGGTGAAGGTTTTGTTAGTCGGTTGAGACGATTTTTGCGAGCACTACAAACGTGA
- a CDS encoding Hpt domain-containing protein, with the protein MASLIDWDYLAALSGGDRNFEQELLQAFVEDAQLRLASLAAAVASGNLDQIKRDAHHLKGSSGNVGVTAIQNIAAQLEQQTTLAAAQPLVDELQQLYQAVVSEVAA; encoded by the coding sequence ATGGCATCACTCATTGATTGGGACTATTTAGCAGCACTATCAGGGGGCGATCGCAACTTTGAGCAAGAACTCTTACAAGCTTTTGTTGAAGATGCCCAACTCCGCCTAGCCTCCCTAGCGGCCGCAGTGGCTAGCGGCAATTTAGATCAAATAAAGCGGGATGCCCACCACCTCAAAGGATCAAGCGGAAATGTTGGTGTGACCGCCATCCAAAACATTGCCGCTCAACTGGAGCAACAGACGACCTTAGCGGCGGCACAACCCCTTGTAGATGAACTCCAGCAACTCTATCAGGCTGTTGTGAGCGAAGTAGCGGCTTAG
- the murA gene encoding UDP-N-acetylglucosamine 1-carboxyvinyltransferase — translation MRTSTATLPTTDQTTDQAYLKIQGGYRLSGEVKISGAKNSALVLMAGALLAADTTILHAVPDLADIRRLEEILQALGVKVQRLGAETIAIDATDLNTNDPPYRLVSQLRASFFAIGALVARLGIARVPLPGGCAIGARPVELHVRGLQALGAEVTIDHGVVTASASKLKGARIYLDYPSVGATETLMMAATLADGETTIENAAQEPEVVDLANFCNAMGAKIYGAGTNSITIVGVDRLHGTEYQIIPDRIEAGTFLLAAAVTHSAITLAPVIPAHLTAVVAKLEDMGGVITFPDPTRVHFSPAHRYRATDIETLPYPGFPTDMQALFMSLLAISEGNSLVSETVFENRFGHVAELNRMGADIRVKGNHAAVRGVPFLSGAPVTGTDLRATAALVIAGLAAHGESQVYGLQHLDRGYWQLEAKLRGLGAHLERCVPIAPKG, via the coding sequence ATGCGAACCTCGACCGCAACACTGCCGACAACAGATCAGACAACAGATCAAGCGTACCTAAAGATTCAAGGAGGGTATCGGCTATCGGGCGAGGTAAAAATTAGTGGTGCCAAAAACTCTGCCTTGGTACTGATGGCGGGGGCTTTACTGGCTGCGGATACAACCATTTTGCACGCTGTCCCCGACTTGGCAGATATTCGCCGCCTTGAGGAAATTTTACAAGCCCTCGGGGTTAAGGTACAACGGCTAGGGGCAGAAACAATTGCCATTGATGCCACAGACCTGAATACGAACGATCCCCCCTATCGCCTTGTGAGCCAGCTCCGTGCTAGCTTTTTTGCTATTGGTGCGTTGGTGGCACGACTAGGAATTGCACGAGTGCCTCTGCCCGGTGGCTGCGCTATTGGGGCGCGTCCTGTGGAGTTGCACGTGCGCGGTTTGCAAGCGTTGGGTGCAGAGGTCACCATTGATCATGGTGTGGTCACCGCCAGTGCAAGCAAACTCAAGGGAGCACGGATTTATCTTGACTATCCGAGTGTGGGTGCCACCGAGACATTAATGATGGCTGCCACCCTTGCAGACGGGGAAACCACCATTGAGAATGCAGCCCAAGAGCCGGAAGTAGTTGATCTAGCTAACTTCTGCAATGCCATGGGTGCAAAAATTTATGGCGCTGGCACAAATTCAATTACTATTGTTGGTGTCGATCGCCTCCATGGTACCGAGTATCAAATCATTCCCGATCGCATTGAAGCGGGTACCTTCTTGCTTGCGGCGGCAGTGACACACTCTGCCATTACCTTGGCACCGGTTATTCCTGCTCACCTGACCGCAGTAGTGGCCAAACTTGAAGACATGGGGGGCGTGATTACGTTTCCCGATCCCACTCGGGTTCACTTCTCACCGGCTCATCGCTATCGGGCTACAGATATTGAAACCCTACCTTACCCCGGATTCCCAACGGATATGCAGGCTCTTTTTATGAGTTTGCTGGCCATCAGTGAAGGGAACAGTTTAGTCAGCGAAACGGTGTTTGAAAATCGTTTTGGCCATGTTGCTGAGCTAAACCGGATGGGTGCCGATATTCGTGTCAAGGGTAACCATGCAGCAGTGCGGGGCGTTCCCTTTCTGTCGGGGGCACCAGTAACGGGTACAGATTTACGCGCCACAGCAGCTTTAGTGATTGCTGGTTTGGCGGCTCACGGCGAATCCCAAGTCTATGGGTTGCAGCATCTAGATCGCGGCTACTGGCAACTCGAGGCTAAGCTCCGTGGGTTGGGCGCACACTTAGAGCGCTGTGTCCCCATCGCGCCAAAGGGTTAA
- a CDS encoding BCD family MFS transporter, with amino-acid sequence MVARSVTTAPPPLPLWVMFRLGLFQLGLGMMSILVLGVLNRIMIKELAVPATLVTLTIAMHQFVSPVRVWFGQLSDAHPIGGQHRTGYIWGGAVAFTLVAYTIVQVIWQVGESLSRSGWNGVTQAWIALLGVLFAAYGICVSSSSTPFAALLVDVSEEDNRGKLVGIVWSMLTVGIVVGAILSGVLLQQLEIDTPIALLRSSVNQLFLTVLGVVLLLAIAGTWGVEAKYSRYAVRTTHPQRTEHITLGRALKILTANSQTWLFFIFLVLMTLSLFIQEPVLEPFGGEVFGMTIAETTRLNAYWGVGTLVGLSLTGFLIVPRLGKIATTKYGCLGVAVMFLLLIVAGVTQQAWLFKLELFLFGITAGITTTGALSLMLDLTVAETAGTFIGAWGLAQAIARGSATVLGGAALDIGRQLFGVPILAYSLVFCLPMVGMVLAICLLQRVDVSQFQQQSQRAIASVLAEDLD; translated from the coding sequence ATGGTTGCCCGTTCTGTAACGACTGCGCCACCCCCCTTGCCCCTTTGGGTGATGTTCCGCCTCGGTTTATTTCAGCTGGGACTGGGGATGATGTCTATCTTGGTTTTGGGGGTGCTCAACCGCATCATGATTAAAGAGCTGGCCGTGCCAGCGACCTTGGTGACGCTTACGATCGCGATGCATCAATTTGTGTCTCCGGTGCGGGTATGGTTTGGTCAACTCTCGGATGCCCACCCCATTGGCGGGCAGCATCGCACAGGGTATATTTGGGGCGGTGCTGTTGCCTTTACCTTGGTGGCCTACACCATTGTGCAGGTCATTTGGCAGGTGGGGGAAAGCCTTAGCCGGTCGGGCTGGAATGGGGTCACGCAGGCATGGATTGCACTCTTGGGAGTGCTGTTTGCCGCCTACGGCATTTGCGTCAGCAGTAGCTCTACACCGTTTGCAGCACTGCTTGTGGATGTCTCTGAGGAAGACAACCGAGGCAAGCTGGTGGGGATTGTCTGGTCGATGTTAACGGTGGGGATTGTTGTGGGTGCCATCCTCAGTGGTGTGCTCTTGCAGCAGTTGGAGATCGACACCCCGATCGCACTGTTGCGCAGCAGTGTGAATCAGCTTTTTTTGACGGTGCTGGGGGTGGTGTTACTCTTGGCGATCGCCGGCACGTGGGGGGTAGAAGCCAAGTACTCCCGCTATGCTGTGCGCACAACCCACCCACAACGCACTGAACATATTACCTTGGGGCGCGCCCTTAAAATTCTGACTGCCAACTCGCAAACGTGGCTCTTTTTTATATTCTTGGTTCTGATGACCTTGAGTTTATTTATCCAAGAGCCTGTTTTGGAACCGTTTGGGGGTGAAGTGTTTGGCATGACCATTGCCGAAACAACGCGCCTCAATGCCTATTGGGGGGTGGGAACCCTCGTTGGTCTCAGTTTGACCGGCTTTTTGATTGTGCCTCGTTTGGGCAAAATTGCAACTACGAAATACGGCTGCTTAGGGGTGGCTGTGATGTTTTTACTCTTGATTGTGGCGGGGGTAACCCAGCAGGCATGGCTCTTTAAGCTGGAGTTATTTCTCTTTGGCATTACCGCAGGAATTACCACCACAGGCGCTCTAAGCTTGATGTTGGATTTAACGGTTGCGGAAACAGCAGGAACCTTTATTGGTGCATGGGGGCTCGCTCAAGCGATTGCGCGGGGATCGGCAACAGTGCTGGGTGGTGCGGCTCTGGATATCGGGCGGCAGCTATTTGGGGTCCCCATTTTGGCCTATAGCCTTGTATTTTGCTTGCCAATGGTGGGCATGGTTCTAGCCATTTGCTTGCTGCAACGGGTGGATGTCAGCCAATTTCAACAGCAGTCTCAACGGGCGATCGCCAGCGTCTTGGCAGAAGACCTAGACTAA
- the nusB gene encoding transcription antitermination factor NusB, with amino-acid sequence MITARRVARELALLSAAQLLRQPKQLSDTDCRSLILMAVRTLASDVRDTLEQAGSELSDSQRLLHHSELQLPHLEKAQSLLQEALQQAERCINRVGAALDLPEILYFAHQEEVQAYAIGILQHLHRHQAEIEQHLGAAMVDWHVDRLTQLDRYIIEIAMTEMAYLGVAKQVAINEAVEMAKRYSDEGSHRFINGVLHRISELSARGVAQSPQS; translated from the coding sequence ATGATAACTGCTCGCCGTGTTGCCCGTGAATTAGCCTTGCTCAGTGCAGCGCAGCTCCTGCGCCAACCCAAGCAACTTAGCGATACTGACTGCCGTAGCTTGATTTTAATGGCCGTGCGTACCCTCGCCAGCGATGTGCGCGATACCTTAGAGCAGGCGGGGAGTGAGCTAAGTGACAGTCAACGGCTGTTACACCACAGTGAATTACAACTTCCCCACCTTGAAAAGGCACAGTCCCTGCTGCAAGAGGCCTTACAACAGGCAGAACGCTGTATTAATCGTGTAGGTGCCGCCTTAGATTTACCGGAAATTCTCTACTTTGCCCACCAAGAAGAGGTGCAAGCCTACGCCATAGGCATTTTGCAGCACCTCCATCGCCACCAAGCAGAAATTGAACAACACCTAGGCGCAGCCATGGTCGATTGGCACGTGGATCGGCTGACACAGTTAGACCGTTACATTATTGAAATTGCCATGACTGAAATGGCCTACTTAGGTGTGGCCAAACAAGTTGCGATTAACGAAGCCGTTGAAATGGCCAAACGCTACAGCGACGAAGGCAGTCATCGATTTATCAATGGTGTGTTGCACCGTATCAGCGAACTCAGTGCACGCGGGGTTGCACAATCCCCCCAATCATAA
- a CDS encoding tetratricopeptide repeat protein — MITEILAALDRGNYQQAEQLLGQLPAEDPRVLLCQGRLYLKTDRLAEAETTFRNLLRLNCGPKLTQAARQGLQTIEQVRQQQRQQAIAQAHAVVGVEEQGVLVLEGVANPEAKAPLARHLASILKIDPYAARLLIPTRGWRLIRCGNFAELMVYRQELQAVGLPLFCVPMAALTQTPVLEVRYFQALSPQPQVVCTSALHPQPFTLTFQWAEVTQRVEGLLPIFELVFDRDRQGKVSRKQQIQDHAQCCDLHLTEKNQILRFYRGGYQFNQGLDLGTLDIATAPEIELDHHTSWAKWRQLSSLWQHNCGDRPVWNDFSSFAETALEFSELLSKIPPISTSFAVKIALGMLLSCCIVV, encoded by the coding sequence ATGATTACTGAGATATTGGCAGCACTGGATCGGGGTAACTATCAGCAGGCAGAGCAGCTCCTAGGGCAACTTCCTGCGGAGGATCCGCGGGTGTTGCTCTGTCAAGGACGGTTGTACCTCAAGACCGATCGCCTCGCCGAAGCAGAAACAACGTTTCGGAACCTGCTGCGACTGAATTGTGGCCCTAAGCTCACCCAAGCCGCACGGCAAGGGTTGCAGACGATTGAGCAGGTGCGGCAGCAGCAGCGACAGCAGGCGATCGCCCAAGCCCATGCAGTAGTCGGCGTTGAAGAACAGGGGGTACTGGTACTGGAAGGCGTTGCCAATCCAGAGGCGAAGGCTCCCCTAGCGCGTCATCTGGCAAGCATTCTAAAAATTGATCCCTATGCCGCCCGCTTGTTAATTCCCACCCGCGGATGGCGGTTGATCCGCTGCGGTAATTTTGCAGAGCTGATGGTATATCGGCAAGAGCTACAGGCCGTGGGCTTGCCGTTGTTTTGTGTCCCCATGGCGGCATTAACCCAGACCCCTGTCCTTGAAGTTCGCTATTTTCAAGCACTTTCCCCCCAGCCTCAGGTGGTGTGTACCAGTGCCCTGCATCCCCAGCCCTTTACACTGACCTTTCAGTGGGCAGAGGTCACGCAGCGGGTGGAGGGGCTACTGCCAATTTTTGAGCTGGTGTTTGATCGCGATCGCCAAGGCAAAGTCAGCCGCAAACAGCAAATCCAAGATCACGCCCAGTGCTGTGACCTACACTTAACCGAAAAAAACCAGATTCTGCGCTTTTATCGCGGCGGCTATCAGTTTAATCAGGGGCTTGATCTAGGAACCCTTGATATTGCGACAGCACCAGAAATCGAACTGGATCACCATACATCTTGGGCAAAATGGCGGCAGTTGTCTAGTCTATGGCAGCATAACTGTGGCGATCGCCCCGTCTGGAACGACTTTAGTAGCTTTGCTGAAACAGCTCTCGAATTTAGCGAGTTGCTCAGTAAAATTCCCCCCATCTCAACCTCTTTCGCCGTGAAGATAGCCCTTGGGATGCTGCTTTCATGCTGTATAGTAGTTTAG
- a CDS encoding transposase — MRKQAGVLDRGSKFILLRNDPDLMLEETVKLEQLLQRSKRLEKAYRWKQELCGIDEKLLIIEEGKHRIQEWLYQTGAVCNPAIIMIGNPLDGIINYFRNRTTSGLTAGINNRIKLIKRQAHSFVNFNNFRERLLVCFSKLVIVITILTGELFS; from the coding sequence ATTCGCAAGCAAGCGGGTGTATTAGATCGAGGCAGCAAGTTTATTTTATTGAGGAATGATCCAGATTTAATGCTAGAAGAAACGGTCAAATTAGAGCAGCTTTTGCAACGCTCAAAGCGATTAGAAAAAGCGTACCGATGGAAACAAGAATTGTGTGGAATTGATGAGAAGTTGTTGATAATTGAGGAAGGGAAGCATCGAATTCAAGAATGGCTATATCAGACAGGAGCCGTTTGTAATCCAGCAATCATAATGATTGGGAACCCTTTAGATGGAATTATAAACTACTTTAGAAACCGCACTACGAGCGGATTAACGGCGGGAATCAATAATCGTATTAAGTTGATTAAACGACAAGCGCATAGCTTTGTAAACTTCAACAATTTTCGAGAAAGGTTATTAGTTTGCTTCTCTAAGTTAGTAATAGTTATCACCATACTAACGGGAGAGCTATTTTCATAA